GCGTCGCGGTCAGTCACGATTCGCCGTTCCCGTCGACGATGGGCGCGATGCGCTCGGGATCGTACAGCGGACCGGAGACGCGGTCGGGGTAGACCTGCTCTGCGGCGCGCTGGGTCGTGACGAAGTTCGTGATCGGCCCCTGGTACAGCGGGCCACCGCGGTAGACATCGTCGTTCTCGACGGCCGTCAGCGCGCTCGCCGTCGAGTTGTTTTTCATGAACTGCACCACGGTGTTCTGGAACTCCTCGGCGGTCTGGCTCTCGTGGCCACGGAACAACAACACCTCGGGATCGATCTGGAGGAGGGTCTCGAAGTCGACTGCCGAGCGGCTCGCATGGAAGTTCCCGACGTCGGTTTCGGCGAGCGCGTCGCGAACCCCGAGATCGCGCCACTGCTTGAAGCTGGTCCCCTCACCGATGAGATACGGGCTGAACTCCTCCGGTTCGTTGCCCGACGCCCACAGGATCGCGACGCTCGGGCGCTCGCTTTCGTTCGATGGGACGACTTCCGAGAGGTTCGACTGCATCTCGTCGTGGAGTTCCACGAACTGCTCGTAGCGGTCCTCACGCTGGAACATCTCGGCGAGCTTGCCGAACGCCTCGTAGAGCGTGTAGTACTGGTAGTCCTCGTGCCACGAATAGCCTCGCGAGAAGCTGCTGTTGCCGAAGAAGGGACCGACGTTCGTCCGGAGTTCCTCGATGTCCGACTGCTTCCATCCCTTGAACCGGTTGAGCAGGAAGTTGGGATCGATGACGTGAACGTCGCCGTCGAGTTCGTAGAACAGCTCCTTGCTCACGCCGTCGCTCGACAGCGCCTGCATCCCGCTTTTGTCGACCGAAACCCCCGGAACCTCGTCGTAGTACTGGGTGTGATAGCGTTCGGGCAGCCAGACCGCTTTCGGCGGGGCGACGCCGAGCGCAGCCCCCATATCCGCCCAGCTCCCGTTGTTCGCCACCCACGTCTCGGGAACGCCGTCGAACGTGACCTCACCCATCGGCGCGATCGAGACGCTGTAGGAGCTCCCGGTCTCGGTTCCGCTCTGGCCGTCCGTTTCGGTCCCGTTCTCCGTGCCCGTTTGGGCCCCGGCGTCGGTCCCGTTGCCGGACGCGGTCGCGGTCGATCCGGCTGTCGTGGTGGCCGCCGCAGTGCTTGTCCCGTTCGCGGCGGTCGTCGACTCGTTCCCGCCCGCGGAGCTGTTGTTCCCATCGCCGTCCCCGTCACTGGAGGTACAGCCCGCAAGCAGTGCACTCGCTGTCGCCGCACCCGTCAGGAACCGTCGTCGTTGCATACGATTTCGGCGTCCCTAAATCGTACTAAACCTTCCGGTTTTAGGCGCTCCTAAAGACAACGGAGAGACATGCAAACGAGGGATACGACCCGAGAATCACCGAGCGTCGTGTCGGTTCCGTGCAGGAACGGAACGTACAACAGGCACGAGCAGTCAATGGAAAACGATGACGCGGCCACGCATCGCCCTGCTCGATCCGTCCGAGAACGAGAACACCCGACGGAACTTCCGTCGAGAACTCGACGCCGACCTCGCGGAGTTCGCGGTCCGCGACGGCGTGCCCGACACGTTCGCGTTCGACGGAGCAGTTGTTCCCGGATCGCGCGCGTCGGTCTACTGGGACGAGCCGTGGATCGATCCTCTCGTCGAGTGGGTCGGGACGGCCGTCGAGCGCGACATGCCCGTTCTGGGAGTGTGTTTCGGCCACCAAGTGCTCGCGGCCGCCCTCGGTGGAGAAGTCGCGGACATGGGGAGCTACGAGATCGGCTACCGGGACGTCGAGGTGGACGACGATCCGCTGTTCGCGGGCGTCGAGAGCCCCGCCACTGTGTTCACCACCCACTCCGATACCGTGACCGAACTCCCGCCCGGAGCCGAGCAGATCGCCGAAAACGACTACGGCGTCCACGGGTTCCGGGTCGGCAACGCGGTCGGCGTGCAGTTCCACCCCGAGTACGATCCGGCGACCGCCCGCGAGGTCACTCGGGGCAAGGACCTCGCCGACGAGCGCATCGATCGGGTGCTCGACGGGATCACCGAAGCGAACTACGCGGCGGCATGCGAGGCCAAAACACTCTTCGAGAATTTCACCGATTCGGTCCGCGAGGTGCGCGACGGCGGGGGATCGACGGCACGGACTGACGAAGCGGCCGGCGACTGAGGGTACGAGGGTTTTTTGCCGCGCGCCGCGAGGCGGCGGTATGCTCGACTACGTGGGGCTGGAGGCAGATCTCGACGAGGAAGAGCGGCTGATCCGGGACACCGCGCGGGAGTTCGTCGAGGAGCAAGTGAACCCCGACATCGGCGAGCACTTCGAGAACGGCACGTTCCCCGAAGAACTCATCACCGAGATGGGCGAGCTGGGATTTTACGCCCCGAACCTGGAGGGATACGGCCTGCCTGGCGTCTCCGAGACGGCCTACGGCCTCCTGATGCAGGAGCTGGAGGCGGGCGACTCGGGAATTCGATCAATGGCGAGTGTCCAGGGCGCACTCGTGATGTACCCGATCCACGCCTACGGCTCCGACGAGCAGAAGGAGCGGTGGCTCGCGGATCTCGGGACCGGCGAGAAAGTCGGCTGTTTCGGTCTCACCGAACCCGAACACGGCTCGAACCCGTCGGCAATGGAAACTCGCGCGGAGAAAGACGGCGACGAGTACGTGCTCTCGGGATCGAAGACGTGGATCACGAACTCCCCCATTGCGGATGTTGCGGTGGTCTGGGCGCGCGACACGTCGGCCGAGGACTCACCAGTACGAGGGTTCCTCGTCGAGACCGATCGGGACGGCGTGAGCACCAACAAGATCGACGAGAAGCTCTCGATGCGCGCCTCCGTCACCGGCGAGATCGGGCTTTCGAACGTCCGGGTGCCCGAGTCGGCGGTGCTGCCCGGCGTCACAGGAATGAAGGGGCCGCTGTCGTGTCTCACCCAGGCCCGGTACGGCATCACGTGGGGCGCGATCGGCGCGGCACGGGACTGCTTCGAGACCGCTCGTGACTACGCCACCGACCGCGAGCAGTTCGACAAGCCGATCGCGAGCTTCCAGCTCCAGCAGGGCAAGCTCGCCGAGATGGCCACCGAGATCACGACCGCCCAGCTCCTCTCACACCGCCTCGCCGACCTGAAAGAGCGCGGCGACCTCCGCCCCCAGCAGGTCTCGATGGCGAAGTACAACAACGTCAGCATGGCGCGCGATCAGGCGCGAGTGGCCCGCGAGATGCTCGGCGGCAACGGGATCACCCTCGACTACTCGCCGATGCGCCACCTCGCCAACATGGAGACAGTCTACACCTACGAGGGGACTCACGACATCCACTCGCTGATCCTCGGGCAGGATCTGACCGGGATTGCGGCGTTCGAATAGCACCGGCGAACACCAACGAGATCAGTCGCGTTTGCGCCCCACCGGCGGCTCTGCGCTGACGACTTTCCCCAACAGATCGCGCCGGTCGGCTACCGTCCGATAGAGGTCCTCGCGGCGCTGCTCGTAGTCGGCGAATCCGTTCAGAAAGTCGAATATCTCGGGCGGGACCGTGTCGGTGCGCGTGAGGACCTCCTCGGTGGCCGCCCCACAGGAGTACACCGTGCCGTCGGTGAGGAGGTGGACACACTCCTCCCAGTCCTCGGGGAGGCGCTCGCGCTCGGTTTCGGAGAGTTCCGAAAAGCCGCGGGGTTCGAACTCGCCGTTCAGCACGGCCCACTCGGCCCACCACGTGCAAAAGCCACAGTCGTCGTCGTAGACCAGCCGTGGCGCGGATCGGTCGGCACTGCTCATGACGCGAACACGAGCGGGTCACGAAAAACGACATCGGTCGTCGCGGCGATCCGCGGGCGGGCCTCCACTGGCGAAATTACGGGACCGGGCGAGCGCCGGTCAGTGATCGCCGTGGAGGTGGACGCCGTCGTCGTCGACGGTGTCGACCATCTCGTCGCGGAGCGCGTAGGTGTCGTCGTCGGTGTCGCCGAACCCGAGGCTCGATTTCACCTCGTCGCCCAGGCTCGGATCGAGGTCGACGTAGGCCGTGTCGTCGTCGACGGTGGCGACCGTCCCCACTTCATCGCCGTTGTTGTCCAGTACGTCCATCCCCGAATCGATCTCAGAGGTATCCCCCAGCATGACGATTGTCACAACGAGCGATGACGGGCT
This is a stretch of genomic DNA from Halococcus salifodinae DSM 8989. It encodes these proteins:
- a CDS encoding ABC transporter substrate-binding protein; this translates as MQRRRFLTGAATASALLAGCTSSDGDGDGNNSSAGGNESTTAANGTSTAAATTTAGSTATASGNGTDAGAQTGTENGTETDGQSGTETGSSYSVSIAPMGEVTFDGVPETWVANNGSWADMGAALGVAPPKAVWLPERYHTQYYDEVPGVSVDKSGMQALSSDGVSKELFYELDGDVHVIDPNFLLNRFKGWKQSDIEELRTNVGPFFGNSSFSRGYSWHEDYQYYTLYEAFGKLAEMFQREDRYEQFVELHDEMQSNLSEVVPSNESERPSVAILWASGNEPEEFSPYLIGEGTSFKQWRDLGVRDALAETDVGNFHASRSAVDFETLLQIDPEVLLFRGHESQTAEEFQNTVVQFMKNNSTASALTAVENDDVYRGGPLYQGPITNFVTTQRAAEQVYPDRVSGPLYDPERIAPIVDGNGES
- a CDS encoding type 1 glutamine amidotransferase, encoding MTRPRIALLDPSENENTRRNFRRELDADLAEFAVRDGVPDTFAFDGAVVPGSRASVYWDEPWIDPLVEWVGTAVERDMPVLGVCFGHQVLAAALGGEVADMGSYEIGYRDVEVDDDPLFAGVESPATVFTTHSDTVTELPPGAEQIAENDYGVHGFRVGNAVGVQFHPEYDPATAREVTRGKDLADERIDRVLDGITEANYAAACEAKTLFENFTDSVREVRDGGGSTARTDEAAGD
- a CDS encoding acyl-CoA dehydrogenase family protein gives rise to the protein MLDYVGLEADLDEEERLIRDTAREFVEEQVNPDIGEHFENGTFPEELITEMGELGFYAPNLEGYGLPGVSETAYGLLMQELEAGDSGIRSMASVQGALVMYPIHAYGSDEQKERWLADLGTGEKVGCFGLTEPEHGSNPSAMETRAEKDGDEYVLSGSKTWITNSPIADVAVVWARDTSAEDSPVRGFLVETDRDGVSTNKIDEKLSMRASVTGEIGLSNVRVPESAVLPGVTGMKGPLSCLTQARYGITWGAIGAARDCFETARDYATDREQFDKPIASFQLQQGKLAEMATEITTAQLLSHRLADLKERGDLRPQQVSMAKYNNVSMARDQARVAREMLGGNGITLDYSPMRHLANMETVYTYEGTHDIHSLILGQDLTGIAAFE
- a CDS encoding DCC1-like thiol-disulfide oxidoreductase family protein; translation: MSSADRSAPRLVYDDDCGFCTWWAEWAVLNGEFEPRGFSELSETERERLPEDWEECVHLLTDGTVYSCGAATEEVLTRTDTVPPEIFDFLNGFADYEQRREDLYRTVADRRDLLGKVVSAEPPVGRKRD